In a genomic window of Octopus sinensis linkage group LG16, ASM634580v1, whole genome shotgun sequence:
- the LOC118766596 gene encoding titin-like — SSSSSSSSSSSSSSSSPSCLMNLSRVGFNDDSILDERQLYEGQLLPLASSTPQKSRKRTESLSQLHPHLTYDEAKRPEFEDDRQRNLQQGDARISSLSRSGVTPPGATASDRVSSVKRDENISDERTLWPSHAIDTPTKYRERLARLSSRPQRVTNGAAKWPEVADTTALSQIEFPQEKEIDELIETHPDRISKQKPLTPVGPIPWENILRKQDSSYKFPSVDLSWSQMLLSDDEIPSGRRKRRRSHEPSIVHDSLTPRRLSDISYVYQEPHLDLINVSPAIDELFRDVTPSRPGEPPPGDTASLSPVKYDENESVIEEEIDRLDEMRSVIEKEIDILDEKRSVTEEEIDRLDEMRSAAEEEIDRLDEIRNATEEEIDKLDEIRSAIGKETYRLDEMRGATEEEIERADEKRSVTEEVIDGLDEMRSVTEEIDGLDEKRSVTEEEIDRLDEIRNAIGTEIERLDEIRGFTEEELERLDGMRSVTEEEIDRLDEMRSVIETQTEKTDDRISPQRHHKYLSETLPALQRSPLRITPDYPLSRTLPIVKISEFSDPYRPATRASIPPKSQMSPRYRQPQEILLRTSTDASVSPVSSEEPSLLSDDLIDQSLSPFSKISDISLILSEPSVNVPYEDSESIVPGVFPENIPNILEAYEEKDSESVLRDIFALPPISDEFQEEDAKDEGSSHYESWEEFPEEEYITSIPEESKQNTERVLQAIADLSSIEGDSENAVFASQITKPSPLDLGVKQLFSKLRSFIAYKLSIGEDPNAELPEEEDTRGIYLAVKNLHERMHAEDRLQSNLAKPEVGEKETSPVRVRKPRVTKPKVPKTKGPEPTTARVRKPRVPKPRVPKSSPVRVPELSPVREPEPTTARVRKPRVPKPRVPKPSPVRVPELSPVREPEPTTARVRKPRVPKPRVPKPSPVREPEPSPVRGPEPAPVRVRKPRVTKPRVPKSRVREVSPAREPELSPVRELEPSPVRKPEPAPVRVRKPRRSRTCTGSSTNAKSNKAESTKAESRKAENTQRFTRYITFAFTTWIPRV; from the exons tcttcttcttcttcttcttcttcttcttcttcttcttcttcttcttctccatcatgTTT AATGAACTTAAGTCGGGTAGGTTTTAATGATGACAGTATTCTAGATGAAAGACAGTTATATGAAGGACAGTTATTGCCTTTAGCATCGTCTACGCCCCAAAAAAGTAGAAAGAGAACTGAGAGCTTGTCACAACTTCATCCACATCTAACTTATGATGAAGCAAAACGGCCCGAATTTgaggatgataggcaaagaaaTCTCCAACAGGGTGACGCAAGAATATCATCTCTATCAAGGTCTGGAGTAACTCCACCAGGAGCTACAGCGAGTGACAGAGTGTCATCAGTTAAGcgtgatgaaaatatttcagatGAAAGAACTTTATGGCCTTCCCACGCGATAGATACGCCCACAAAATATAGAGAGAGACTTGCACGTTTATCTTCACGTCCTCAACGTGTAACAAACGGTGCAGCAAAATGGCCCGAAGTTGCGGACACTACGGCTTTGTCTCAAATAGAATTTCCACAGGAAAAGGAAATCGACGAATTGATTGAAACACACCCTGATAGAATTTCGAAACAAAAACCATTAACTCCCGTTGGCCCTATACCCTGGGAAAATATTCTGCGAAAGCAGGACTCATCTTACAAGTTTCCCTCCGTTGACCTAAGTTGGTCCCAGATGCTTCTTAGTGATGATGAAATTCCCAGTGGGCGACGAAAGAGGAGGCGTTCACATGAACCCAGTATAGTCCATGATTCTTTAACACCTCGTAGACTATCAGATATTTCATATGTTTACCAAGAACCTCACCTAGACTTAATAAATGTATCTCCTGCAATTGACGAATTATTTCGAGACGTAACTCCTTCAAGGCCTGGAGAACCTCCACCAGGAGATACAGCTAGCCTCTCACCAGTTAAGTATGATGAAAACGAAAGCGTTATtgaagaagagatagatagacttgATGAAATGAGGAGCGTTATTGAAAAAGAGATCGATATACTGGATGAAAAAAGGAGTGTTACTGAAGAAGAGATTGATAGATTGGATGAAATGAGGAGTGCTGCTGAAGAAGAGATCGATAGACTGGATGAAATTAGGAACGCTACTGAAGAAGAGATCGATAAACTGGATGAAATTAGGAGCGCCATTGGGAAAGAAACCTACAGATTGGATGAAATGAGGGGTGCTACTGAAGAAGAGATCGAAAGAGCGGATGAAAAAAGAAGCGTTACTGAAGAAGTGATCGATGGACTGGATGAAATGAGAAGCGTTACTGAAGAGATCGATGGACTGGATGAAAAGAGGAGCGTTACTGAAGAAGAGATCGATAGACTGGATGAAATTAGGAACGCTAttggaacagaaattgaaagactgGATGAAATTAGGGGTTTTACTGAAGAAGAACTCGAAAGACTGGATGGAATGAGAAGCGTTACTGAAGAAGAGATCGATAGACTGGATGAAATGAGGAGCGTTATTGAAACACAAACTGAAAAGACAGACGATAGAATTTCGCCACAAAGGCATCACAAATATCTGTCCGAAACATTACCAGCACTACAACGCAGTCCTTTACGCATAACCCCTGATTATCCTCTTTCTCGCACATTACCAATCGTTAAAATATCAGAGTTTTCAGACCCTTACCGTCCTGCCACTCGTGCTAGCATCCCCCCCAAATCTCAAATGTCACCACGTTACCGACAGCCACAAGAAATATTATTACGCACTTCCACTGATGCTAGTGTATCACCAGTCAGTTCCGAGGAACCCAGTTTGTTATCAGATGACCTTATAGATCAGTCACTATCACCTTTCAGCAAAATATCTgacatttctttaattttgtcaGAACCTAGTGTAAACGTACCATACGAAGATTCTGAAAGTATAGTTCCTGGggtgttcccagagaatattccAAATATTTTAGAAGCATACGAAGAAAAAGATTCTGAAAGCGTTTTGCGTGATATTTTTGCTCTACCACCTATTTCAGATGAATTTCAAGAAGAGGATGCTAAAGATGAAGGTTCGAGCCATTATGAGAGTTGGGAAGAGTTTCCAGAGGAGGAATATATTACAAGCATTCCGGAAGAATCTAAGCAAAATACCGAAAGGGTATTACAAGCAATTGCAGATCTATCATCGATTGAGGGAGATTCTGAAAACGCAGTGTTTGCATCTCAAATAACAAAACCAAGTCCTTTAGATTTAGGTGTGAAACAACTGTTTAGCAAGTTACGTTCATTTATTGCCTATAAATTATCGATTGGGGAAGATCCAAATGCAGAGCTTCCTGAAGAAGAAGATACCCGTGGAATTTACTTAGCTGTAAAGAATCTGCATGAAAGGATGCATGCGGAAGATCGCCTTCAATCGAACTTAGCTAAGCCGGAAGTTGGAGAAAAAGAGACTTCACCGGTTAGAGTACGAAAGCCTAGAGTGACAAAGCCAAAAGTACCAAAGACTAAAGGGCCAGAACCTACAACGGCTAGAGTACGAAAGCCGAGAGTACCAAAGCCTAGAGTTCCAAAGTCTTCACCGGTTAGAGTACCAGAGCTATCACCAGTTAGAGAACCAGAACCTACAACGGCCAGAGTACGAAAGCCGAGAGTACCAAAGCCTAGAGTTCCAAAGCCTTCACCGGTTAGAGTACCAGAGTTATCACCAGTTAGAGAACCAGAACCTACAACGGCTAGAGTACGAAAGCCGAGAGTACCAAAGCCTAGAGTTCCAAAGCCTTCACCAGTTAGAGAACCAGAGCCATCACCAGTTAGAGGACCAGAGCCTGCACCGGTAAGAGTACGAAAGCCAAGAGTAACAAAGCCTAGAGTACCAAAGTCTAGAGTACGCGAGGTTTCACCGGCTAGAGAACCAGAGCTTTCACCAGTTAGAGAACTGGAACCTTCACCAGTTAGAAAACCAGAGCCTGCACCGGTTAGAGTACGAAAGCCAAGA AGAAGCAGAACCTGCACCGGTTCGAGTACGAATGCCAAGAGTAACAAGGCCGAGAGTACCAAAGCCGAAAGTAGGAAGGCCGAGAATACGCAGCGTTTCACCAGATACATTACATTTGCTTTTACAACTTGGATCCCCAGAGTCTAG